The genomic stretch AGGGAAGTCTTCTCTTTACCTAAAGTCATGGGGGAAAATGGTATCTGGACAACCCATagggaaaaacataaaatagtgaGGATGCCTTATCTTTAGTAGACTAGCAAGTTCCTTTGGCAAAGTGAGAGAATGGTAGAGGTGGTGGAATTGAGGAGTTAGCTCAGAAGCACAGAACTGGGAACTGTGTTCATTTGACTTTAACGTCAGTGATACGATAAATGTGGGGCTAAGGATAGTAATCAGTGGTTAAACCTGTGTTTGTTGTAGCGCTGCTGGGACATTGCCTTGGGTCCCCTGAAACAGATTCCTATGAACCTCTTCATCATGTACATGGCAGGCAATACCATCTCCATCTTCCCTACTATGATGGTGTGCATGATGGCTTGGcgacccattcaggcacttatgGCCATTTCAGCCAGtaagtattctttttttcttgccaGTAAGTATTCTTGAAATGATAATCCACCCTAAGCTTTAAGAATCAGAGGCAAATTCCTTGGCAAAGCCCACTGTAAATCTCTGGCAGAGCTTGCTCTTGGCTAGCTGCTGCagggtggtggtggcagtggcgGTGGCATGAGGGGAAAACGGTGCTTGTGGGTTTCTGTTCACCTTAATGGTTCTACTGGCTATCTTAGTATGGAGCTGTTcgtattatttatattaatatatggcCTGATTCATACTGAAGAAaaagttgttttggtttttgacaCTTTCTGTTACCCCAACAGCGTTCAAGATGCTAGAAAGTTCAAGCCAGAAGTTTCTTCAGGGTTTGGTGTATCTCATTGGGAACCTTATGGGTTTGGCATTGGCTGTTTATAAGTGCCAGTCAATGGGACTGTTGCCTACACATGCATCAGATTGGTTAGCCTTCATTGAACCCCCTGAGGTAAGGCAAAAGGAAAGTTAAATTTGGAGCAGCTCTAATGTACAGTAAATAGCTGACCCATTTGATGGTGGGGGATCACAGTTGGTATTAGAGCTCATTTCTTAAATAAGATCCATTAGGAATTTGAGAGTTGTTATTCTtaaaagataaagtaaaataGAGCTTGTGGTGAAAGTAGTAAGTAGTCAATTCAGGAAGGTATTTCAACACTCATTCACCATTAACCTATTTACTTTTTCGTTTCTCAGAGGATGGAGTTCAGTGGAGGAGGACTGCTTTTGTGAACTTAAGAAACACCTGGTACCTATATATCTGGATTCTTTATGCCCAGTGGCTCCTTCTCAGCTTATTAACCCTTAACATCATCTCCTGCTGAAAAGAACCAAAAGCTCTTTTCTCCATGGTGAAAGACTTTTTCActacaaacacacaaaaactaTACCACAACTCTTGACTGAAAATAAGGTAGAAAACTTTATTTATGTTTCCAGTATAGagcaaaacaacaaataaaaccatGACTATGTAAACAAAAGAATGGTTGCTGTTAAATCAAGAACCATAGCAGCATCtccttttaataaattaaatggcTGAGaacaatactaaaaaaaaagttgCACAAGTTTTCCTTATATCTATTCTCCTTAATATTTCACTTCTATTTAACACAAGCTGGGACATAAAAATTCTGTTGGAGATACTTGTGGAAGATGTGAATTCAGATCATacatgatgaaaagaaaaataaaccagaccaaaaaagcGCATAAAATGCTTACAGTGTAATAACTACTTTAATATCCACAAAAATGGATTTTTAACACGTTTGGGGGAGTAAGGACTGGCAGGACTGCTGGGGCAATAGGAATCTGAGGCAACGGAAGATATAAAGTGGTGATCTtcccccccccgagaggaactgGGAACCTGTCAAACAGATGCTGCGATTCAAACTTCAGTTTTAAGATAGCTATGCAATGCAGAGGGCCAGCAATTAGAAAATGAATATTGTCATAACCTGCCCTGGTAAAGTCATAGCTAAGACTTAAAAGCTGGATCTCATTCAAAAAGCAGGaagatgtctttcctttttcttcctgcttAAAACACATAGCCCCCTCCCATAATATGCATTCTCTTGTCAAGTTTTCAGTATTGCTTTATTTGCAGTGATTTAAGAGACAAGATGCTTTGCAAACATAAGTGACACGTAGACATGAAATGCTCTAGACAGAGATGAGTTTAAATCTGGCCC from Capra hircus breed San Clemente chromosome 10, ASM170441v1, whole genome shotgun sequence encodes the following:
- the EMC4 gene encoding ER membrane protein complex subunit 4 — translated: MTAQGSLVANRGRRFKWAIELSGPGGGSRGRSDRGGGQGDSLYPVGYLDKQVPDTSVQETDRILVEKRCWDIALGPLKQIPMNLFIMYMAGNTISIFPTMMVCMMAWRPIQALMAISATFKMLESSSQKFLQGLVYLIGNLMGLALAVYKCQSMGLLPTHASDWLAFIEPPERMEFSGGGLLL